DNA sequence from the Vibrio ishigakensis genome:
ACTGCGCTCTAAGATTGGCATGGTTTTTCAAAAACCGACCCCGTTTCCTATGTCCATCTATGAGAACATGGCATTTGGTCTCAAGATCCAAGGCGAGCTTAGCAAAGCAGAAATTGAGAAGCGTATCGAGTCTGCGCTTAAGCGTGCCCACCTGTGGGAAGAAGTTAAAGATAAGCTAAACGCAGACGCGAACGGTTTATCTGGTGGTCAGCAACAGCGTCTGTGCATCGCACGTACTATTGCCCTTGAGCCAGAGGTAATCCTTATGGATGAACCAACCTCAGCCCTTGACCCGATTGCGACCGCCGCTATCGAGACTCTGATCACCGAACTTCGCGATAAATACACTATCGTTATCGTGACTCACAACATGCAGCAAGCACAGCGTATTTCAGATTACACTGGCTTTATGTATCTTGGTGAGCTTGAGGAGTTTGGTAAGACTAAGCAGATCTTCCAGAACCCTCAGAAAGACCGCACCAGCCACTACATTTCAGGTGATTTTGGTTAATTTCGACTAACTAAACGTAGCTTAGAGCCTGTGTCGGAGTGGTGTAACTGCCACTCCGTTTTTGTTCTGCAGATTTAACTATGACGCTTCATAAATTCAATCATAGCCTCGACCGCTATATCAATATTGCCCTCTAGTGTGGCATCTGATCTTTTTGGTGGCTTGAAACTATGATCTCCATCTTGAAGATATACCACCTTGATACTTTCAGATAATGGATAGCCTTCTACTTCATCTCTCTTGCCGAAGGTATCTTTCTCACCTTGTACAACCAGCAACGGTTTTTTCAGTTCGAGTAAGTGCTCGGTGCGTAGCTTTTCTGGTTTACCCGGGGGATGGAAAGGATAGCCAAGACACATACAACCTTGCGCCTCTGTTTTCTCAAGTATCATTGAGGCAACTCGCCCACCCATGGATTTTCCGCCAATAAACAATGGTATAGAAGCATCTAACTGGCTTATCTCTGATAAGAAGGCTTGCTCTAGCTTGTCCATTTTATCCGGTGGTCGACGCTTACCAAGCTCCTTGGCCTTTTGCATATAAGGAAAATCAAATAGATATACCGACACACCATGTTGCGTCAACTTTTCGGTCATGGTTTGCATAAATTCGCTTTCCATACCGGCA
Encoded proteins:
- the pstB gene encoding phosphate ABC transporter ATP-binding protein PstB, producing MANLVDETQAVVSNKLRMSIDNLSFYYAKGAKPSLKQVSMPIYKNRVTALIGPSGCGKSTLLRTLNRIYDLYDNQYAEGEILLDGESIFKNTDVNELRSKIGMVFQKPTPFPMSIYENMAFGLKIQGELSKAEIEKRIESALKRAHLWEEVKDKLNADANGLSGGQQQRLCIARTIALEPEVILMDEPTSALDPIATAAIETLITELRDKYTIVIVTHNMQQAQRISDYTGFMYLGELEEFGKTKQIFQNPQKDRTSHYISGDFG
- a CDS encoding alpha/beta family hydrolase, encoding MTWANFIFAHGAGAGMESEFMQTMTEKLTQHGVSVYLFDFPYMQKAKELGKRRPPDKMDKLEQAFLSEISQLDASIPLFIGGKSMGGRVASMILEKTEAQGCMCLGYPFHPPGKPEKLRTEHLLELKKPLLVVQGEKDTFGKRDEVEGYPLSESIKVVYLQDGDHSFKPPKRSDATLEGNIDIAVEAMIEFMKRHS